One Bradyrhizobium sp. ISRA464 genomic window carries:
- a CDS encoding acyl-CoA synthetase, which yields MTHPSVHARNTPDKIAYQMAGTGKAITYRELDELSNQGAHLFRSLGLKAGDHIALLMENRLAFMELCWAAQRSGLYYTAISRYLTEEEIAYIIKDCGAKVFITTPQCADKVKGLIKGEPGEPLFYMMDEPAPGFRSYDKEAAAQPTTPIADEVAGYDMLYSSGTTGRPKGIKKEFEGNRIDVPNPFLRILCGDMCGMNADSIYLSPAPLYHAAPLRFNMMAIVLGGTSVIMEHFDAEEFLKLVEKYKVTQSQLVPTMFVRMLKLPDEVRARYNVSSLRGAIHAAAPCPVDVKARMIDWWGPILIEYYAGSEGNGVTVSTSQQWLTHRGTVGRAVVGKVKILDENDQEAPTGQIGQVYFADAPVFSYHNDPEKTKRAYNAKGWSTLGDVGYLDDEGFLYLTDRKSYMIISGGVNIYPQETEDVLITHPAVSDVAVFGVPNEEMGEEVKAVVQPHDMAKAGKQLEAELIAFCRTHLSPIKCPKSIDFEAELPRTPTGKLVKRHLRDRYWPKPAVKA from the coding sequence GTGACCCATCCGTCTGTCCACGCACGCAACACGCCTGACAAGATCGCCTATCAGATGGCCGGCACCGGCAAGGCGATCACCTATCGCGAGCTCGACGAACTCTCGAACCAGGGCGCGCATCTGTTCCGCTCGCTCGGCCTGAAAGCCGGCGACCACATCGCGCTGTTGATGGAAAACCGCCTCGCCTTCATGGAGCTGTGCTGGGCGGCGCAGCGGAGCGGACTCTATTACACCGCGATCAGCCGCTACCTGACCGAGGAGGAGATCGCCTACATCATCAAGGATTGCGGCGCCAAGGTCTTCATCACCACGCCGCAATGCGCCGACAAGGTCAAGGGCCTGATCAAGGGCGAGCCGGGCGAACCGCTGTTCTACATGATGGACGAGCCGGCGCCCGGCTTCCGCTCCTATGACAAGGAGGCCGCCGCGCAGCCGACCACACCGATCGCGGACGAGGTCGCGGGCTACGACATGCTCTATTCGTCCGGCACCACCGGGCGCCCGAAGGGCATCAAGAAGGAGTTCGAGGGCAACCGGATCGACGTGCCGAACCCGTTCCTGCGCATTCTGTGCGGCGACATGTGCGGCATGAATGCAGACAGCATCTATCTGTCGCCGGCGCCGCTCTATCACGCGGCCCCCTTGCGCTTCAACATGATGGCGATCGTGCTCGGCGGCACCTCCGTGATCATGGAGCATTTCGACGCCGAGGAATTCCTGAAGCTCGTCGAGAAATACAAGGTCACGCAGTCGCAGCTGGTGCCGACCATGTTCGTGCGCATGCTGAAGCTGCCCGACGAGGTGCGCGCCCGCTACAACGTCTCGTCGCTGAGGGGCGCAATCCACGCGGCGGCGCCCTGCCCGGTCGATGTGAAGGCGAGGATGATCGACTGGTGGGGCCCGATCCTGATCGAGTATTACGCTGGTTCCGAAGGCAACGGCGTCACGGTCTCGACCTCGCAGCAATGGCTGACGCATCGCGGCACGGTCGGCCGCGCCGTGGTCGGCAAGGTCAAGATCCTGGACGAGAACGATCAGGAAGCGCCGACCGGCCAGATCGGCCAAGTCTATTTCGCCGACGCGCCGGTGTTCTCCTATCACAACGATCCCGAGAAGACGAAGCGCGCCTACAACGCCAAGGGCTGGTCGACGCTCGGCGATGTCGGTTACCTCGATGACGAGGGCTTCCTCTACCTCACCGACCGCAAGAGCTACATGATCATCTCCGGCGGCGTGAACATCTATCCGCAGGAGACCGAGGATGTGCTGATCACGCACCCAGCCGTCTCCGATGTCGCGGTGTTCGGCGTGCCGAACGAGGAGATGGGTGAGGAGGTCAAGGCCGTGGTGCAGCCGCACGACATGGCGAAGGCCGGCAAGCAGCTGGAGGCCGAGCTGATCGCGTTTTGCCGCACGCATCTGTCGCCGATCAAATGCCCGAAGAGCATCGACTTCGAGGCCGAGCTGCCGCGCACGCCGACCGGCAAGCTGGTGAAGCGCCATTTGCGCGACCGCTATTGGCCGAAGCCGGCCGTGAAGGCGTGA
- a CDS encoding amidase has product MAKSQWSFKTAVELSAALKAKQVSAVELAEDAIGRIERHDGKINAICVRDFERGLAAARAADAAIARGEHRPLLGIPMTVKESFNVAGLPTTWGNPAQKDFTPAEDALSITRVKDAGGVILGKTNVPLNLADWQSYNDVYGTTNNPFDLGRTPGGSSGGSSAALAAGYGALSLGSDIGGSLRVPGFHCGIYAHKPTFALLPSRGHTPPPLPPLPFDRDLSVIGPMARGAADLSLLLDVMAGPDPLEAGKAYRLELPAARHSALMDFRILVIDTDPVLPTDRTIGATIDKLASNLDKAGAKVSRSSPLLPDFAASSRLYMRMLLSFLAATFPPEVYAGACAAAAALPASNTSLQAERLRGIALSHREWVIADGARARLRAQWRELFKSFDAVICPIMPTPAFPHDHSPDQEQRRILIDGEPHVYTDQLAWPGIATLPGLPSTAIPTGSAPDGLPVGVQIVGPWLEDRTPLKLAELIEREFGGFVPPKMFDD; this is encoded by the coding sequence GTGGCCAAGTCGCAATGGAGTTTCAAGACCGCCGTCGAACTGTCGGCGGCGCTGAAGGCAAAGCAAGTGTCAGCCGTCGAACTGGCCGAGGACGCGATCGGCCGCATCGAACGCCATGACGGCAAGATCAACGCGATTTGCGTGCGCGATTTCGAGCGCGGCCTTGCCGCGGCCCGCGCCGCCGACGCCGCGATCGCGCGCGGCGAGCACCGGCCGCTGCTCGGCATCCCCATGACCGTGAAGGAATCCTTCAATGTCGCAGGATTGCCGACGACCTGGGGCAATCCCGCACAGAAGGATTTCACGCCGGCCGAAGACGCGCTCTCGATCACGCGGGTGAAAGATGCCGGCGGCGTGATCCTCGGCAAGACCAACGTGCCGCTCAACCTCGCCGACTGGCAGAGCTACAACGACGTCTACGGCACCACCAACAACCCCTTCGATCTCGGCCGCACGCCTGGGGGCTCGTCCGGCGGATCGTCGGCGGCGCTGGCCGCAGGTTACGGCGCGCTGTCGCTCGGCTCTGACATCGGCGGCTCGCTGCGTGTGCCAGGCTTCCATTGCGGCATCTATGCGCACAAGCCGACCTTCGCGCTGTTGCCCTCGCGCGGCCACACGCCGCCGCCTTTGCCGCCGCTGCCGTTCGACCGTGATCTCTCGGTGATCGGCCCGATGGCGCGCGGCGCCGCCGATCTGTCGCTACTGCTGGACGTGATGGCCGGCCCCGATCCGCTGGAGGCCGGCAAGGCCTACCGCCTCGAGCTGCCGGCGGCGCGGCATTCGGCGCTGATGGATTTCCGTATTCTCGTGATCGACACCGATCCGGTGCTGCCGACCGACAGGACGATCGGCGCCACGATCGACAAGCTCGCCAGCAACCTCGACAAGGCCGGCGCCAAGGTCTCGCGCTCGAGCCCGTTGCTGCCGGATTTCGCGGCCTCCTCGCGGCTCTACATGCGGATGCTGCTGTCGTTCCTCGCTGCAACCTTCCCGCCGGAGGTCTATGCCGGCGCATGCGCGGCGGCGGCGGCGCTGCCGGCCAGCAACACCAGCCTGCAGGCCGAGCGCCTGCGTGGCATCGCGCTCAGCCATCGCGAGTGGGTGATCGCCGACGGCGCCCGCGCACGCTTGCGCGCGCAGTGGCGCGAACTGTTCAAGTCATTCGATGCGGTGATCTGCCCAATCATGCCGACCCCGGCCTTTCCGCACGATCATTCGCCCGATCAGGAGCAGCGGCGGATCCTGATCGACGGCGAACCGCACGTCTACACCGACCAGCTCGCCTGGCCCGGGATCGCGACCCTGCCCGGCCTGCCCTCGACTGCAATCCCGACCGGCTCTGCGCCCGACGGCTTGCCGGTCGGCGTGCAGATCGTCGGCCCCTGGCTGGAAGACCGCACACCCCTGAAGCTCGCCGAACTGATCGAGCGCGAATTCGGCGGGTTCGTGCCGCCGAAGATGTTCGACGATTGA
- a CDS encoding SDR family NAD(P)-dependent oxidoreductase — MQLKDVAVLITGGGSGLGAATARAMAAKGAKIGVIDQNKENAEKVAAEVQGVALHADVTDEEAIKAAIAKAEAAHGVARVLMNCAGIGGSQRIVGKDGVYPLAKFVRIINVNLIGTFNVLRLFAERLATEAPIGEERGVAINTASVAAYEGQIGQIAYSASKGGVVGLTLPAARDLASLKIRVNTIAPGLFLTPLLMGLNEEARKSLGAQVPHPARLGDASEYGALAVHIVENPMLNGETIRLDGAIRMAPR, encoded by the coding sequence ATGCAGTTGAAAGACGTTGCCGTTCTCATCACCGGCGGTGGCTCCGGTCTCGGTGCTGCGACCGCCCGCGCGATGGCCGCCAAGGGCGCCAAGATCGGCGTGATCGACCAGAACAAGGAAAACGCCGAGAAGGTCGCGGCGGAAGTGCAGGGCGTCGCCCTGCACGCCGACGTCACCGACGAAGAGGCGATCAAGGCAGCGATCGCCAAGGCCGAAGCCGCGCATGGCGTCGCGCGCGTGCTGATGAACTGCGCCGGCATCGGCGGCTCGCAGCGCATCGTCGGCAAGGACGGCGTCTATCCGCTGGCGAAGTTCGTCCGCATCATCAACGTCAACCTGATCGGCACCTTCAACGTGCTCCGCCTGTTCGCCGAGCGCCTGGCGACCGAGGCGCCGATCGGCGAAGAGCGTGGCGTTGCGATCAACACCGCGTCCGTTGCCGCTTACGAGGGCCAGATCGGCCAGATCGCCTATTCGGCCTCGAAGGGCGGCGTCGTCGGCCTCACACTGCCGGCCGCACGCGACCTCGCCAGCCTGAAGATCCGCGTCAATACCATCGCACCCGGCCTGTTCCTGACGCCGCTGCTGATGGGCCTCAACGAGGAAGCCCGCAAGAGCCTTGGCGCCCAGGTGCCGCATCCGGCCCGCCTCGGCGACGCCAGCGAATATGGCGCGCTCGCGGTGCACATCGTCGAGAACCCGATGCTCAACGGCGAAACCATCCGTCTCGACGGCGCCATCCGTATGGCTCCTCGTTAG
- a CDS encoding alpha/beta hydrolase: MEALPDIPLPSTIRSRYVDDINGLTMHVLEAGFETPGRPCLLLLHGFPELAFSWRKVMPALAAAGYHVIAPDQRGYGRTTGWSADYDGDLALFRLPNLVRDALGLVVAFGYKSVDAVIGHDFGSSVAAWCALIRPDLFRAVVMMSAPFAGPPALPFNTANAPAKPASEDPVHRELAALPRPRKHYQWYYSTREANGDMHRAPQGVHDFLRAYYHHKSADWTDNKPYPLQSWSASELAKLPTYYVMDLAKGMAATVAEKMPSREAIAANKWLPDHELAYYSAEYQRTGFQGGLQWYRCGTSGAFVPELQTWSGRTIDVPSAFISGRQDWGTYQRPGVYEAMQTKACTRMIGCYLVDGAGHWVQQEQPDEVGRLLLQFLARATQ; this comes from the coding sequence ATGGAAGCACTTCCCGACATCCCGCTCCCCTCCACGATCCGCTCGCGTTATGTCGACGACATCAACGGCCTCACCATGCACGTGCTGGAGGCGGGCTTCGAGACGCCGGGCCGGCCGTGCCTGTTGCTGCTGCACGGTTTCCCCGAGCTCGCCTTCTCGTGGCGCAAGGTGATGCCGGCGCTCGCCGCGGCCGGCTATCACGTGATCGCGCCGGACCAGCGCGGCTATGGCCGCACGACGGGATGGAGCGCGGATTACGACGGCGATCTCGCGCTGTTCCGCCTGCCGAACCTGGTGCGCGATGCGCTCGGGCTGGTGGTCGCGTTCGGCTACAAGAGCGTCGATGCCGTGATCGGGCACGATTTCGGCTCATCGGTCGCGGCCTGGTGCGCACTGATCCGGCCCGACCTGTTCCGCGCGGTCGTGATGATGAGCGCGCCGTTCGCGGGACCGCCGGCGCTGCCCTTCAACACCGCAAATGCGCCGGCGAAGCCGGCCAGCGAGGATCCGGTGCATCGGGAGCTGGCGGCACTGCCGCGGCCGCGCAAGCACTATCAATGGTACTATTCGACGCGCGAGGCCAATGGCGACATGCATCGCGCGCCGCAAGGCGTGCACGATTTCCTGCGCGCCTACTACCACCACAAGAGCGCGGACTGGACCGACAACAAGCCCTATCCGCTGCAATCATGGTCGGCGAGCGAGCTCGCCAAGCTGCCGACCTACTACGTGATGGATCTCGCGAAGGGCATGGCGGCGACGGTCGCCGAGAAGATGCCCTCGCGTGAGGCGATCGCCGCCAACAAATGGCTGCCGGACCACGAGCTTGCCTATTACAGCGCCGAATATCAGCGCACCGGCTTCCAGGGCGGGCTGCAATGGTATCGCTGCGGCACCTCGGGCGCATTCGTGCCGGAATTGCAGACGTGGAGCGGACGCACCATCGACGTGCCCTCCGCGTTCATCTCGGGCAGGCAGGATTGGGGCACGTATCAGCGGCCCGGCGTCTATGAGGCGATGCAGACAAAAGCCTGCACGCGGATGATCGGCTGCTATCTGGTCGACGGCGCCGGCCATTGGGTGCAGCAGGAGCAACCGGACGAGGTCGGCCGCCTGCTGCTTCAGTTCCTGGCCCGCGCGACGCAATAG
- a CDS encoding cytochrome b has translation MPRLSYDTTAKLFHWTIVGLLAVQYPIGWLIPDIHRGQTPGAAMTFHISFGILILALIVLRLIWRLTHPVLAERSLPVWQGIGAQVAHWMLYLLVLATTVTGWLFASFRGWSVSFFYMVPLPMLASDNAAAGKAIDGLHQVAEWSLLVLIGLHVAAALAHLLIYRDRVMQRMLPN, from the coding sequence ATGCCCCGTCTGTCCTACGACACCACCGCAAAGCTCTTCCACTGGACCATCGTGGGCTTGTTGGCCGTGCAGTATCCGATCGGCTGGCTGATACCGGACATCCATCGCGGTCAGACTCCAGGTGCTGCGATGACGTTCCACATCTCGTTCGGCATCCTCATCCTTGCCCTGATCGTGCTGCGACTGATCTGGCGTTTGACCCACCCGGTCCTCGCCGAACGGTCGCTTCCGGTATGGCAGGGGATCGGTGCTCAGGTCGCGCACTGGATGCTCTATCTACTCGTGCTGGCGACGACCGTGACCGGCTGGCTGTTCGCATCGTTTCGGGGCTGGTCAGTGTCGTTCTTCTACATGGTGCCGCTGCCTATGCTCGCCTCGGACAACGCCGCGGCCGGCAAGGCCATCGACGGGCTGCATCAGGTGGCGGAATGGTCTCTGCTGGTGCTGATCGGCCTCCACGTCGCGGCGGCGCTGGCGCATCTCTTGATCTACCGCGATCGCGTCATGCAGCGCATGCTCCCAAACTAG
- a CDS encoding acetyl-CoA C-acetyltransferase, which yields MAEAYIVAAARTAGGRKGGRLAGWHPADLAATVLDSLVERTGVDPAQVEDVIMGCVMQAGEQSNNIARNAVMASKLPESVPATSIDRQCGSSQQALHFAAQAVMSGTMDCVIAAGVESMTRVPMGLASSLPAKNGFGHYKSPGIEAKYPNIVFSQFTGAEMMAEKYGLSKDELDEYSYNSHQRAIAATQAGHFKDEIVPVKITRADGSTDIHTIDEGIRFDVSLEGIKGVKLIAENGKLTAASASQICDGASGVMVVNEKGLKALGVKPMARIHHMTMIGHDPVIMLEAPLPATERALKKAGMKIDDIDLFEVNEAFASVPTAWLKTTGADPARLNVNGGAIALGHPLGGSGTKLMTTLVNALKQRNKRWGLQTMCEGGGMANVTIVERL from the coding sequence ATGGCCGAGGCATATATCGTCGCCGCCGCCCGCACCGCCGGCGGCCGCAAGGGAGGTCGTCTTGCCGGCTGGCATCCGGCCGATCTGGCCGCCACCGTGCTGGACTCGCTCGTCGAGCGCACCGGCGTCGACCCCGCGCAGGTCGAGGACGTGATCATGGGCTGCGTGATGCAGGCCGGCGAGCAGTCCAACAACATCGCCCGCAACGCGGTGATGGCCTCGAAGCTGCCGGAAAGCGTGCCCGCGACCTCGATCGACCGCCAATGCGGCTCGTCGCAGCAGGCGCTGCACTTCGCGGCGCAGGCGGTGATGAGCGGCACCATGGACTGCGTGATCGCCGCCGGCGTGGAATCGATGACCCGCGTGCCGATGGGGCTCGCCTCCTCGCTGCCGGCCAAGAACGGCTTCGGCCACTACAAGAGCCCGGGGATCGAAGCGAAGTATCCCAACATCGTCTTCAGCCAGTTCACCGGCGCGGAAATGATGGCGGAGAAGTACGGCCTGTCGAAGGATGAGCTCGACGAATATTCCTACAACAGCCACCAGCGCGCGATCGCGGCGACCCAGGCCGGCCATTTCAAGGACGAGATCGTGCCGGTGAAGATCACCCGCGCCGACGGTTCGACCGACATCCACACCATCGACGAAGGCATCCGCTTCGACGTCAGCCTCGAGGGCATCAAGGGCGTCAAGCTGATCGCCGAGAACGGCAAGCTGACGGCGGCCAGCGCCAGCCAGATCTGCGACGGCGCCTCCGGCGTGATGGTCGTCAATGAGAAGGGCCTGAAGGCGCTCGGCGTCAAGCCCATGGCGCGCATCCACCACATGACCATGATCGGCCATGATCCGGTGATCATGCTGGAAGCGCCGCTGCCCGCCACCGAGCGCGCGCTGAAGAAGGCCGGCATGAAGATCGACGACATCGACCTGTTCGAGGTCAACGAGGCGTTCGCCTCGGTGCCGACCGCGTGGCTGAAGACCACGGGCGCCGATCCGGCCCGGCTCAACGTTAATGGCGGCGCGATCGCGCTCGGCCATCCGCTCGGCGGCAGCGGCACTAAGTTGATGACGACGCTGGTCAACGCGCTGAAGCAGCGCAACAAGCGCTGGGGCCTGCAGACCATGTGCGAAGGCGGCGGCATGGCGAACGTCACCATCGTCGAGCGTCTCTAA
- a CDS encoding TetR family transcriptional regulator: MNTSVPTRLPAGRNATADKLLVAASELMIERASIDVSLSDIAQKSGVNAALVKYHFGNKDGLLLALLARDAATEMSQLEYLLAQPITPTAKLRLHIGGIIRAYHQFPYMNRLIHYLLHESTPQAADEVSKFFVAPLLDFHRRLLAEGIKAGEFRKIDPVLFYTSLIGACDHLFFGRHAMSRAVGVGPVTDEVCRDYIKHMEALIFGGVLKEKELRMANSE, encoded by the coding sequence TTGAATACCAGCGTACCGACGAGACTTCCGGCCGGCAGAAATGCCACTGCCGACAAGCTATTGGTCGCAGCCAGCGAGCTGATGATCGAGCGCGCCTCGATCGATGTCTCGCTGTCCGACATCGCGCAGAAGTCCGGCGTCAACGCCGCGCTCGTGAAATATCATTTCGGCAACAAGGACGGGCTGTTGCTGGCGCTGCTGGCGCGCGACGCCGCGACCGAAATGTCCCAGCTCGAATATCTGCTGGCGCAGCCCATCACGCCGACTGCGAAGCTGCGCCTGCACATCGGCGGCATCATCCGCGCCTATCACCAGTTCCCCTACATGAACCGGCTGATCCACTATCTGCTGCACGAAAGCACGCCGCAGGCCGCCGACGAGGTGTCGAAATTCTTCGTCGCGCCGCTCTTGGATTTCCACCGCCGCCTGTTGGCCGAAGGCATCAAGGCCGGCGAGTTCCGCAAGATCGATCCGGTGCTGTTCTACACCAGCCTGATCGGCGCCTGCGATCACCTGTTCTTCGGCCGCCACGCGATGTCGCGTGCGGTCGGCGTCGGTCCGGTCACCGACGAAGTCTGCCGCGATTACATCAAGCACATGGAAGCCTTGATCTTCGGCGGCGTGCTGAAAGAGAAGGAATTGCGAATGGCGAACAGCGAATAG
- the mbfA gene encoding iron exporter MbfA produces the protein MKNFADLTEREVLAVAIASEEEDSRIYMTFAEDLAHRYPDTAKIFEEMAEEERGHRHRLLETYEQRFGPHLPPIRREDVKGFLRRRPIWLTKNLPLDTIRKEVETMELEAERFYAKAAEKAEDVGVRRLLGDLAEEERSHEKLAVQLTGEILKPDVRAEEDRTRRRMFVLQYVQPGLAGLMDGSVSTLAPLFAAAFATHHNFQTFLVGLAASIGAGISMGFAEALSDDGSLTGRGSPWLRGLTCGLMTTLGGLGHTIPYLVPDSWPNAFWIATVIAGIVVFFELWAIAFIRARYMDTPFLQAVFQIVLGGAIVLAVGILIGAA, from the coding sequence GTGAAGAATTTCGCCGATTTGACCGAGCGCGAGGTGCTGGCGGTCGCGATTGCCTCCGAAGAGGAGGACAGCCGCATCTACATGACATTCGCCGAGGACCTCGCGCACCGCTATCCAGACACCGCTAAGATTTTCGAGGAAATGGCGGAGGAGGAGCGTGGTCATCGCCACCGGCTGCTCGAAACCTACGAGCAACGCTTCGGCCCGCACCTGCCGCCGATCCGGCGCGAGGACGTCAAGGGATTCCTGCGCCGCCGACCGATCTGGCTCACCAAGAACCTGCCGCTCGACACCATCCGCAAGGAAGTCGAGACCATGGAGCTGGAGGCCGAGCGCTTCTACGCCAAGGCCGCCGAAAAGGCCGAAGATGTCGGGGTGCGCCGCCTGCTCGGCGATCTCGCCGAGGAAGAGAGGAGCCACGAGAAGCTCGCGGTCCAATTGACCGGCGAGATCCTCAAGCCCGACGTGCGCGCGGAGGAAGATCGCACACGGCGGCGGATGTTCGTGCTGCAATATGTGCAGCCAGGCCTTGCCGGATTGATGGACGGCTCGGTCTCGACATTGGCGCCGCTGTTCGCCGCCGCCTTCGCCACGCATCACAACTTCCAGACCTTTCTGGTCGGCCTTGCCGCCTCGATCGGCGCCGGCATCAGCATGGGCTTTGCGGAAGCGCTGTCCGACGACGGCTCGCTCACCGGGCGCGGCTCACCCTGGCTGCGCGGGCTGACCTGCGGCCTGATGACGACGCTCGGCGGATTGGGTCACACAATTCCATATCTCGTCCCCGATTCCTGGCCGAATGCATTCTGGATCGCGACCGTGATCGCCGGCATCGTCGTGTTCTTCGAATTGTGGGCGATCGCCTTCATCCGCGCACGCTACATGGACACGCCGTTCCTGCAGGCCGTGTTCCAGATCGTGCTCGGCGGCGCGATCGTGCTTGCGGTCGGCATCTTGATCGGGGCTGCGTAG
- a CDS encoding nuclear transport factor 2 family protein, translating to MSTDLEELTKLNKDYVDSVQNCNVKRFDEILAEDFYCTNPDKSLVDRAAFLKQTAIPVKIKGLKAEDVKIRILGDFAIIHAQTSYIGADGQPAHGRYTDCWARQNGKWLAVSAHVAR from the coding sequence ATGAGCACAGACTTGGAAGAGCTGACAAAGCTCAACAAGGACTATGTCGATTCCGTTCAGAACTGCAACGTCAAACGCTTCGACGAAATCCTGGCGGAAGATTTCTACTGCACCAACCCCGACAAGAGCCTTGTCGATCGCGCCGCCTTCCTGAAGCAGACCGCGATCCCCGTGAAAATCAAGGGCCTGAAGGCCGAGGACGTCAAGATCCGCATCCTCGGTGACTTCGCCATCATCCACGCGCAAACGAGCTATATCGGCGCGGATGGCCAGCCCGCGCATGGTCGTTACACCGACTGCTGGGCCAGGCAGAACGGCAAATGGCTCGCGGTATCGGCGCACGTCGCGCGGTAA
- a CDS encoding enoyl-CoA hydratase/isomerase family protein, with the protein MTNPLLIEHHDGTDWVTLNRPESLNALDPSLIDALNTYFQGLQRNRDTRVVVLKGAGANFCAGLDLKHAMARRGGQTEPPGVTESLDSQRRIADIVMLMRRCPQPIIALVQGAAAGGGFALALAADIRIAAKNARMNCAFIKLGLGGCDIGTSYFLPRLVGVSVASELILTGRFIHADRALAVGLVSEVVEAGDLDAAANPYVEAMMTASPVGLRLSKECLNMSVDAGSIEAVIAMEDRNQVLCSRSEDFQEGIRAFLEKRKPVYIRR; encoded by the coding sequence GTGACAAATCCGCTGCTGATCGAACACCACGACGGAACAGATTGGGTCACGCTCAATCGCCCCGAAAGCCTGAACGCGCTCGATCCTTCGCTGATCGATGCGCTCAACACTTACTTCCAGGGTCTGCAACGCAACCGTGATACCCGCGTCGTCGTGCTCAAGGGCGCCGGTGCCAATTTCTGCGCTGGGCTCGACCTCAAGCACGCGATGGCCCGCCGCGGTGGACAGACCGAGCCGCCGGGCGTCACGGAATCCCTGGACTCGCAGCGCCGCATTGCCGACATCGTGATGCTGATGCGGCGCTGCCCGCAGCCGATCATCGCGCTGGTGCAGGGCGCCGCGGCCGGCGGCGGCTTTGCGCTGGCGCTCGCCGCCGACATCCGCATCGCGGCAAAGAACGCGCGGATGAACTGCGCCTTCATCAAGCTCGGCTTAGGGGGCTGCGACATCGGCACCAGCTATTTCCTGCCGCGCCTCGTCGGCGTCTCCGTTGCCTCGGAGCTGATCCTCACCGGACGTTTCATCCACGCCGATCGCGCGCTCGCGGTTGGCCTTGTGTCCGAAGTGGTCGAGGCCGGCGATCTCGATGCCGCCGCCAATCCTTATGTGGAGGCGATGATGACGGCGTCGCCGGTGGGCCTGAGGCTGTCGAAAGAATGCCTCAACATGAGCGTCGATGCCGGCTCGATCGAGGCCGTCATTGCGATGGAGGATCGCAACCAGGTCCTGTGCAGCCGCTCGGAAGATTTCCAGGAAGGCATCAGGGCCTTTCTCGAGAAACGAAAGCCTGTCTATATCAGGCGCTGA